A region of Rhizobium binae DNA encodes the following proteins:
- a CDS encoding glucokinase, whose translation MSILSDRIAIVGEIGPTHSRFAVADIDETTMDHYVVLRTDDFDTIELIIDAYLNSLPHRPGRLSLAVAGDVVDGQARLFHRPWNFKAKQLQDAFSLQSVNLMRDIEAVSLSVPLLAQHDLLPICGTASAQTGPKAIALVERDIEAAVAIPNARSWTTVCGRAGDISFGAEDEEELLIINSLRSGPTRIGLRSLLTSIGFAALHDALRIRAGLNLSGWNVHQIVEASELDEPDPYARQALQRFVTWLGRFAGDLAAVYGATGGVYLVGGLANDLRGVLTEGAFAASFKAAGGPSGFTSTASVHLVTASNTSLRGAALALS comes from the coding sequence ATGTCGATACTGTCAGATCGCATCGCCATCGTCGGCGAGATCGGCCCGACCCATTCACGCTTTGCCGTGGCCGATATCGACGAAACGACGATGGACCATTATGTCGTTTTGCGAACGGATGACTTCGATACGATCGAACTGATCATCGACGCCTATCTGAACTCCTTGCCGCATCGCCCGGGAAGGCTGAGCCTTGCCGTGGCCGGCGATGTCGTCGATGGGCAGGCGCGTCTCTTCCATCGTCCCTGGAACTTCAAGGCAAAACAGCTGCAGGACGCGTTTTCCCTGCAATCGGTCAATCTGATGCGCGATATCGAGGCTGTGTCCCTCTCCGTGCCATTGCTGGCGCAACATGACCTCCTGCCGATCTGTGGAACCGCCTCTGCCCAAACCGGACCGAAGGCCATCGCGCTGGTCGAAAGGGACATAGAGGCGGCAGTCGCCATCCCGAATGCTCGATCGTGGACGACGGTATGCGGGCGGGCCGGCGATATCTCTTTCGGCGCCGAGGACGAAGAAGAACTTCTTATCATCAACAGCCTGCGAAGCGGGCCGACCAGGATCGGCCTAAGGAGCCTTTTGACGTCAATCGGTTTTGCCGCTCTTCATGATGCGTTGCGGATCCGGGCGGGACTGAACCTATCGGGCTGGAACGTTCATCAGATCGTTGAAGCATCCGAACTCGACGAGCCGGACCCTTATGCCCGGCAGGCGCTCCAGCGCTTTGTGACCTGGCTCGGCCGCTTCGCGGGAGATCTGGCTGCAGTCTATGGCGCCACGGGAGGCGTCTATCTCGTCGGCGGCCTGGCGAACGACCTGCGCGGCGTTCTGACGGAAGGGGCATTCGCAGCCTCGTTCAAGGCTGCAGGCGGTCCGTCAGGTTTCACCTCAACGGCCTCGGTCCATCTCGTGACGGCATCGAACACAAGCCTGCGCGGCGCAGCTCTGGCGCTTTCCTGA
- a CDS encoding DUF982 domain-containing protein, protein MEWNASRRIEPIILIFTDTGRRRIIRTAREAAEILIKEWPLDDGEEFLDAVKTCLDVIVGESEPDQLREAMIRAANEAGLSAITVVP, encoded by the coding sequence ATGGAGTGGAACGCATCTAGGCGCATCGAGCCTATTATACTGATTTTCACTGACACCGGACGCCGCAGGATCATACGAACCGCGCGGGAGGCCGCTGAAATCCTGATCAAGGAATGGCCCCTCGATGACGGAGAAGAGTTTTTGGATGCCGTAAAGACCTGTCTGGATGTCATCGTTGGCGAGAGTGAGCCGGACCAGCTGCGCGAGGCGATGATCCGCGCGGCAAATGAAGCCGGCCTTAGCGCGATCACGGTCGTTCCTTAA
- a CDS encoding DMT family transporter — protein sequence MTIDAARNPHPIYFAGAFATGGLLTFMVHLNGELARYGNPLFSSWTAHGTGMLAAVILLLLVHRRRRPKPGLRAPLWAYLGGLSGAATVMLTSTTVNSPLGLSGTLALGLAGQVVFSVAADFWGLFGLQKRHPDTRDIVALGLVVAGAALIILFGRGAA from the coding sequence ATGACCATCGACGCCGCACGAAATCCGCATCCGATCTATTTTGCCGGCGCTTTTGCCACGGGCGGGCTCCTGACTTTCATGGTGCACCTGAACGGCGAGCTGGCACGCTATGGAAACCCGCTGTTTTCGTCCTGGACCGCGCATGGCACCGGCATGCTCGCAGCCGTCATTCTTCTCCTGCTGGTCCATCGGCGGCGCAGGCCAAAGCCGGGCTTGCGCGCGCCTCTGTGGGCCTATCTCGGCGGGCTCTCCGGCGCGGCCACGGTCATGCTGACTTCGACGACGGTCAACTCGCCGCTCGGGCTCTCCGGCACCTTGGCCCTCGGGCTGGCGGGCCAGGTCGTCTTCAGCGTCGCGGCCGACTTCTGGGGGCTGTTCGGCCTGCAAAAGCGGCATCCCGATACCCGCGACATCGTTGCGCTCGGCCTGGTCGTTGCGGGAGCGGCGCTGATCATCCTGTTCGGGCGAGGCGCGGCATGA
- a CDS encoding DMT family transporter: MTLFILLACLGGVLVGLSRQLNGRLSISTTPLIASFWNHAIGFAVLTCLGIVVGGLLPAGAAEAPWYAYLGGPLGVVFVAAGSWAIARIGAVNSALLIIGGQMVTGVAFDYLSAVPASFWANAGGIVLIIGGMMVSRGRRKAGAPK, encoded by the coding sequence ATGACGCTCTTCATTCTCCTCGCTTGCCTCGGCGGCGTGCTCGTCGGCCTCAGCCGTCAGCTCAATGGGCGGCTGAGCATCTCGACGACGCCGCTGATCGCATCCTTCTGGAATCACGCCATAGGCTTTGCGGTCCTCACCTGCCTCGGTATCGTCGTCGGCGGCCTGCTTCCTGCGGGCGCTGCCGAGGCGCCCTGGTATGCCTATCTCGGCGGTCCGCTCGGCGTCGTCTTCGTGGCGGCCGGCAGTTGGGCGATTGCGCGGATCGGCGCAGTCAACTCGGCTCTGCTGATCATCGGCGGGCAGATGGTCACGGGGGTGGCGTTTGACTATCTCAGCGCCGTGCCGGCCTCCTTCTGGGCGAATGCCGGCGGCATTGTTCTCATCATCGGCGGAATGATGGTCAGCCGGGGACGGCGCAAGGCCGGCGCTCCGAAATAA
- the yghX gene encoding YghX family hydrolase → MTRMTAKDFPQELLELYDYYAHGRITKREFLDRAGKFAVGGVTAAAILASLSPDYALATQVEATDPDIAAEYITYPSPKGNGDVRGYLVRPKNATGKVAAVVVVHENRGLNPYIEDVARRVAKAGFIALAPDGLTSVGGYPGNDEKGRELQQKVDPEKLMNDFFAAVEFLMKSDLTTGKVGIVGFCYGGGVANAAAVAYPELAAAVPFYGRQPRAEDVPKIKAPLLLHYAGLDKGVNEGWPAYEAALKAAGKTYEAYIYPDVNHGFHNDTTPRYDEAAAKLAWQRTVDWFTKYLA, encoded by the coding sequence ATGACCCGCATGACAGCCAAGGATTTCCCACAGGAACTGCTCGAACTCTATGATTATTACGCGCACGGGCGGATCACCAAGCGCGAGTTTCTCGACCGCGCCGGCAAATTCGCCGTCGGCGGCGTGACCGCGGCCGCCATCCTGGCGTCGCTGAGCCCTGATTATGCGCTGGCGACCCAGGTCGAGGCCACCGATCCGGATATCGCCGCCGAATATATCACCTACCCCTCGCCGAAAGGAAATGGCGATGTGCGCGGCTATCTCGTCCGCCCCAAAAACGCCACCGGCAAGGTCGCCGCCGTGGTGGTCGTGCACGAGAACAGGGGCCTCAACCCCTATATCGAGGATGTGGCGCGGCGCGTGGCGAAGGCCGGCTTTATCGCGCTGGCGCCCGATGGCCTCACCTCGGTCGGCGGCTATCCCGGCAATGACGAAAAGGGACGGGAACTGCAGCAGAAGGTCGATCCGGAAAAGCTGATGAACGACTTCTTCGCGGCAGTCGAGTTTCTGATGAAGAGCGACCTCACCACCGGCAAGGTCGGCATCGTCGGTTTCTGCTACGGCGGCGGCGTGGCGAATGCGGCGGCGGTCGCCTATCCCGAACTTGCCGCCGCCGTGCCGTTCTACGGCAGGCAGCCGCGCGCCGAAGACGTGCCGAAGATCAAGGCGCCGCTGCTGCTCCACTATGCCGGGCTGGACAAGGGCGTCAACGAAGGCTGGCCGGCCTATGAAGCGGCGCTGAAAGCCGCGGGAAAAACTTACGAGGCCTATATCTATCCCGACGTCAATCACGGCTTCCACAATGATACCACGCCACGCTACGACGAGGCGGCGGCCAAGCTGGCCTGGCAGCGGACGGTCGACTGGTTTACCAAATACCTCGCTTGA
- a CDS encoding Gfo/Idh/MocA family protein yields the protein MKVGIIGLGFRLGYLGYVFKAIDSSFDIVGYVDPDPAGLPGLTEKGISAGKAYGSPEELLASEKLDLLMIGSPNHMHLGHIRLGLQAGLKVFCEKPIVTTIAESIELAHLMAQFGHERLMVGLVLRYSPLYKDLRAIQAEGKLGQIVSIEASEHIEPYHGAFFMRDWRRYERYSGSFMLEKCCHDLDLYNGVVGARPERVASFGGRKSFIPANDPAREGINDLELFHRKPSGWMGSDKVFDSDADIIDYQVAIVEYENGVGMNFHTNLNVPDQFRRFAIMGSRGMAEGDFVRGYLNVHEQLTGDKIVANTYAATELSQHYGADEQMASDLLESVRTGLELPVSTLNALEAGILALAMDEARMKKSVIDLRPVWDRFDEALHARAA from the coding sequence ATGAAAGTGGGCATCATCGGGCTCGGATTCCGGCTCGGCTACCTCGGCTACGTCTTCAAAGCGATTGATAGCAGCTTCGACATCGTCGGTTACGTGGATCCCGATCCCGCCGGACTTCCCGGCTTGACGGAAAAGGGTATTTCCGCCGGCAAGGCCTACGGCTCGCCGGAAGAGCTGCTTGCCTCCGAAAAGCTCGATCTGCTGATGATCGGCTCGCCCAATCATATGCATCTCGGCCATATCAGGCTCGGGCTTCAGGCCGGTCTGAAAGTCTTCTGCGAAAAGCCGATCGTCACGACCATCGCCGAAAGCATCGAGCTTGCCCATCTGATGGCGCAGTTCGGCCATGAGCGGCTGATGGTCGGCCTCGTGCTGCGTTACTCCCCGCTCTACAAGGACCTGCGCGCCATCCAGGCCGAGGGCAAGCTCGGCCAGATCGTCTCGATCGAGGCTTCCGAACATATCGAGCCCTATCACGGCGCCTTCTTCATGCGCGACTGGCGCCGCTACGAGCGCTATTCCGGCAGTTTCATGCTGGAGAAATGCTGCCACGACCTCGACCTTTACAATGGTGTGGTCGGCGCGCGGCCGGAGCGGGTTGCCAGTTTCGGCGGCCGCAAGAGCTTCATCCCGGCCAACGATCCGGCTCGGGAGGGCATCAACGATCTCGAGCTGTTCCACCGCAAGCCGAGCGGCTGGATGGGGTCGGACAAGGTCTTCGACAGCGATGCCGACATCATCGATTACCAGGTGGCGATCGTCGAATATGAAAACGGCGTCGGCATGAACTTCCACACCAATCTGAACGTGCCCGACCAATTCCGCCGCTTTGCCATCATGGGCTCGCGCGGCATGGCCGAAGGCGATTTCGTGCGTGGCTATCTCAACGTGCATGAGCAGCTGACCGGCGACAAGATCGTCGCAAACACTTATGCCGCCACCGAACTTTCCCAGCATTACGGCGCCGACGAACAGATGGCGAGCGACCTCTTGGAAAGCGTGCGCACCGGGCTCGAGCTTCCCGTCTCCACCCTCAATGCGCTCGAGGCCGGTATCCTGGCCCTTGCCATGGACGAAGCGAGGATGAAGAAATCGGTCATCGACCTGCGTCCCGTCTGGGATCGCTTCGACGAGGCCCTTCACGCCAGAGCGGCTTGA
- a CDS encoding carbohydrate ABC transporter permease yields MSVQRSAFIFAWILLLPALLYVLAIVAYPLVDTFILSFTDASLKKTTNWVGWINYEKIFNATFAEVIFRTFIWTFFSVALKMVIGTFGACMLNAAVPGRSLFRLLTMPPWIVPMAIGIFMWGWMYNGQFGMISGLLQRFGLVDGPVAFLAYGSTAFWATIVTDVWIGVPLVTIYFLAAIQSIPKDLYEAAWTDGAGRWYRFRRITLPLMVPAIITMSMLSLIATFNSFDIIWILTQGGPSGETTTMIIDTYQTAIGSKKYGEGAARAVLICIFLSLFCFAYFRVTRRLNPEKRA; encoded by the coding sequence ATGAGTGTTCAAAGAAGCGCCTTCATCTTCGCCTGGATCCTCCTCCTTCCGGCCCTTCTCTACGTTCTCGCCATTGTCGCCTACCCCCTCGTCGATACCTTCATTCTCTCCTTCACCGACGCGTCGCTGAAGAAGACCACCAATTGGGTCGGCTGGATCAATTACGAGAAGATCTTCAACGCCACCTTTGCCGAGGTCATTTTCCGCACTTTCATCTGGACCTTCTTCTCGGTCGCGCTGAAAATGGTGATCGGCACGTTCGGCGCCTGCATGCTGAACGCCGCCGTGCCCGGCCGCTCACTGTTCCGGCTTTTGACCATGCCGCCCTGGATCGTGCCGATGGCGATCGGCATCTTCATGTGGGGCTGGATGTATAATGGCCAGTTCGGGATGATCTCGGGTCTGCTGCAGCGTTTCGGCCTGGTCGACGGCCCGGTCGCCTTCCTCGCCTATGGCAGCACCGCCTTCTGGGCGACGATCGTCACCGATGTCTGGATCGGCGTGCCGCTGGTGACGATCTACTTCCTGGCGGCGATCCAGTCGATCCCGAAGGATCTCTACGAGGCCGCCTGGACCGACGGCGCCGGCCGCTGGTACCGCTTCCGCCGCATCACCCTGCCGCTGATGGTGCCCGCCATCATCACCATGTCGATGCTGTCGCTGATCGCCACCTTCAATTCGTTCGACATCATCTGGATCCTGACACAGGGCGGCCCGAGCGGCGAGACGACGACGATGATCATCGACACCTACCAGACGGCGATCGGCTCGAAGAAATACGGTGAAGGTGCAGCGCGCGCCGTCTTGATCTGCATCTTCCTGTCGCTCTTCTGCTTCGCCTATTTCCGCGTCACCCGCCGCCTCAACCCGGAGAAGCGCGCATGA
- a CDS encoding carbohydrate ABC transporter permease, which produces MSSAAMIDRYRWWEIILIYCGIALFLFFVLAPFVEGFLVSLKPLAQLFSSPYRFWPENGSFEAYRTMWISVPGFGRYIFNSFFISIIVTLIVLCLVIPAAYAFAKFEFKGMGILLGAFLTVNMFSGAVLLIPLFRLMRSMGVLNTYLAMIVPGVAFLIPSAIWLLRTYMIRIPQELNEAAYMDGASHFYTLRRVILPIAMPGIIVVAITTFIGAYAQQFIFALTFNSKTEYMPLPVGLFAYFGKQEVIWNELMAASFVGIAPAMVVIFFLQRYLVGGLTAGAVKQ; this is translated from the coding sequence ATGAGCAGTGCTGCCATGATCGACCGTTACCGCTGGTGGGAAATCATCCTGATCTATTGCGGCATCGCGCTGTTTCTGTTCTTCGTGCTGGCGCCCTTCGTCGAGGGCTTCCTGGTGTCGCTGAAACCGCTCGCCCAGCTCTTCTCCTCGCCCTATCGTTTCTGGCCGGAGAACGGTTCGTTCGAAGCCTACCGGACGATGTGGATCAGCGTGCCGGGCTTCGGGCGCTATATCTTCAACTCCTTCTTCATCTCGATCATCGTCACGCTGATCGTGCTCTGCCTCGTCATTCCGGCGGCTTATGCCTTCGCCAAGTTCGAATTCAAGGGCATGGGTATCCTGCTCGGCGCCTTCCTGACGGTGAACATGTTCTCCGGCGCCGTGCTGTTGATCCCGCTCTTCCGGCTGATGCGCAGCATGGGTGTGCTCAACACCTATCTCGCCATGATCGTGCCGGGCGTCGCCTTCCTCATCCCGTCGGCGATCTGGCTGCTGCGCACCTACATGATCCGCATTCCCCAGGAGCTCAACGAAGCCGCCTATATGGATGGCGCCAGCCACTTCTACACGCTTCGCCGCGTCATCCTGCCCATTGCGATGCCGGGCATCATCGTCGTCGCCATCACCACCTTCATCGGCGCCTACGCCCAGCAATTCATCTTCGCGCTGACCTTCAACTCGAAGACCGAATACATGCCCCTGCCGGTGGGGCTCTTTGCTTACTTCGGCAAGCAGGAGGTCATCTGGAACGAACTGATGGCGGCTTCCTTCGTCGGCATCGCGCCGGCGATGGTCGTCATCTTCTTCCTTCAGCGTTACCTCGTCGGCGGTCTGACCGCCGGTGCGGTGAAACAATAA
- a CDS encoding ABC transporter substrate-binding protein — MALALLGSTALTAVTAHAADKEISWIYCGDTIDPVHTKYIKQWEEKNAGWKVTPEVVGWAQCQDKATTLAAAGTPVAMAYVGSRTLKEFAQNDLIVPVPMTDEEKKAYYPHIVDTVTFEGNQWGVPIAFSTKALYWNKDLFKQAGLDPEKPPKTWAEEIEMAKTIKEKTGIPGFGLSAKTFDNTMHQFMHWVYTNNGAVTDAEGKITLDSPQILAALKAYKDIVPYSEEGPTAYEQNEVRAIFLDGKVAMIQAGSGAASRLKETKINWGITTLPLGPDAKGPGTLLITDSLAIFKGSGVEDKATEFAKFITSPDVQSEYELQGGAGLTPLRPSKKVDEFVAKDPYWKPLIEGIDYGGPEPLFTDYKGFQNSMIEMIQSVVTGKAEPEAALKKAAGEIEAFK; from the coding sequence ATGGCGCTCGCCTTGCTCGGTTCGACGGCACTGACCGCGGTCACTGCCCATGCGGCCGACAAGGAAATCAGCTGGATCTATTGCGGCGACACGATCGATCCGGTCCACACCAAATACATCAAGCAGTGGGAAGAAAAGAACGCGGGCTGGAAGGTCACGCCTGAAGTCGTCGGCTGGGCGCAGTGCCAGGACAAGGCAACGACGCTTGCCGCCGCCGGCACGCCGGTGGCCATGGCCTATGTCGGCTCGCGCACGCTGAAGGAATTCGCCCAGAACGACCTCATCGTTCCGGTGCCGATGACGGATGAGGAAAAGAAGGCTTACTATCCGCACATCGTCGATACGGTGACCTTCGAGGGCAACCAGTGGGGTGTTCCGATCGCCTTCTCCACCAAGGCGCTCTACTGGAACAAGGACCTGTTCAAGCAGGCCGGCCTCGATCCCGAGAAGCCGCCGAAGACCTGGGCCGAAGAAATCGAGATGGCCAAGACCATCAAGGAAAAGACCGGCATTCCGGGCTTCGGTCTCTCGGCCAAGACCTTCGACAACACGATGCACCAGTTCATGCATTGGGTCTACACCAACAACGGCGCGGTAACGGATGCCGAAGGCAAGATCACCCTCGACAGCCCGCAGATTCTCGCCGCGCTGAAGGCCTACAAGGATATCGTCCCCTACTCCGAGGAAGGCCCGACGGCCTATGAGCAGAACGAAGTCCGCGCCATCTTCCTCGACGGCAAGGTCGCGATGATCCAGGCCGGATCGGGTGCCGCCTCCCGCCTGAAGGAGACGAAGATCAACTGGGGCATCACGACGCTGCCGCTCGGCCCCGATGCCAAGGGTCCGGGCACGCTCCTGATCACCGACAGCCTGGCGATCTTCAAGGGTTCGGGCGTCGAGGACAAGGCGACCGAATTCGCCAAGTTCATCACCTCGCCGGATGTGCAGTCGGAATACGAACTGCAGGGCGGCGCCGGCCTCACGCCGCTGCGTCCCTCGAAGAAGGTCGACGAATTCGTCGCCAAGGACCCCTATTGGAAGCCGCTCATCGAAGGCATCGACTATGGTGGTCCCGAGCCGCTCTTCACCGATTACAAGGGCTTCCAGAATTCGATGATCGAGATGATCCAGTCGGTCGTCACGGGCAAGGCCGAACCGGAAGCCGCGCTCAAGAAGGCTGCCGGCGAAATCGAAGCTTTCAAGTAA
- a CDS encoding ABC transporter ATP-binding protein, with the protein MGQLLLNKVQKFYGDYEVLKGVQLEVRNGEFVVFVGPSGCGKSTLLRMIAGLDATTAGDIIINGVRVNDLPPVKRGIAMVFQSYALYPHMTVFENIAFPLRVEKMEEAKLKAKVENAARILHLDQRLQQKPGMLSGGQRQRVAIGRAIVREPKIFLFDEPLSNLDAALRADMRIELAKLHRALKATMIYVTHDQVEAMTMADRIVVLDAGNISQTGAPLELYHKPANQFVAGFIGNPKMNFLPVTCKGVSAAGVEVDYQGQTAVLPVMPRDGISGKTLTLGIRPEHIQLNGGDIVFTVTPTVIERLGANTVAYASLNGEAENFCAMLPGSVGIRADAPVTTGINAADCHLFDEAGIAFERRVELTEIDMNVINPTAA; encoded by the coding sequence TTGGGACAGCTCCTTCTCAACAAAGTTCAGAAATTCTACGGCGATTATGAAGTTCTGAAGGGCGTGCAGCTCGAGGTGAGGAATGGCGAGTTCGTCGTCTTCGTCGGCCCGTCCGGCTGCGGCAAGTCCACGCTGCTGCGGATGATCGCCGGTCTCGACGCAACGACGGCGGGCGACATCATCATCAACGGCGTCAGGGTCAACGACCTGCCGCCGGTCAAGCGCGGCATCGCCATGGTGTTCCAGTCCTACGCGCTCTATCCGCACATGACCGTCTTCGAAAACATCGCCTTCCCGCTGCGCGTCGAGAAGATGGAAGAGGCAAAGCTCAAGGCCAAGGTGGAAAACGCCGCGCGCATCCTGCATCTCGACCAGCGGCTGCAGCAAAAACCCGGCATGCTCTCCGGCGGACAGCGCCAGCGCGTCGCGATCGGCCGCGCCATCGTGCGCGAACCGAAGATATTCCTGTTCGACGAGCCGCTCTCGAACCTCGATGCGGCGCTGCGCGCCGACATGCGCATCGAGCTTGCTAAGCTGCACCGGGCGTTGAAGGCGACGATGATCTACGTGACTCACGACCAGGTCGAGGCCATGACGATGGCCGACCGCATCGTCGTGCTCGACGCCGGCAACATCTCCCAGACCGGCGCGCCGCTGGAGCTTTATCACAAGCCGGCCAACCAGTTCGTCGCCGGCTTCATCGGCAATCCGAAGATGAATTTCCTGCCCGTGACCTGCAAGGGCGTCAGCGCCGCCGGCGTCGAGGTGGATTATCAAGGCCAGACCGCCGTTCTGCCGGTAATGCCGCGCGACGGCATATCAGGCAAGACCCTGACGCTCGGCATCCGGCCGGAGCATATCCAGCTCAACGGCGGCGATATCGTCTTCACAGTGACCCCGACGGTGATCGAACGCCTCGGCGCCAACACGGTCGCCTACGCCTCTCTCAACGGCGAGGCCGAAAATTTCTGCGCCATGCTCCCCGGCAGCGTCGGCATCCGCGCCGACGCGCCTGTGACAACCGGCATCAATGCCGCCGATTGCCATCTCTTCGACGAGGCGGGCATCGCCTTCGAGCGGCGGGTGGAGCTGACGGAAATCGATATGAATGTGATCAACCCGACGGCCGCTTGA
- a CDS encoding transposase: MSDSVNHHRTFEVLTAEPVQSRRKPRHWSDEEKAQLVAEALSPGANVSAIARSQGLDPSQLYAWRRKALSSGMVAPLTEGARAPVKFTRFEAVAGSMVEIVVGDVVVRVGGDVDADHLTKILRVVRTA; the protein is encoded by the coding sequence ATGAGCGACAGTGTGAATCATCATCGAACATTCGAGGTCCTGACGGCGGAGCCGGTGCAGTCTCGACGCAAGCCACGTCATTGGTCGGACGAAGAGAAGGCACAGCTTGTCGCCGAGGCACTCTCGCCGGGGGCCAATGTGTCGGCGATTGCGCGGTCTCAGGGATTGGACCCGTCGCAGCTCTATGCCTGGCGTCGTAAGGCGCTCTCGTCGGGAATGGTCGCGCCACTGACGGAGGGAGCGCGCGCGCCAGTCAAGTTCACGCGCTTTGAGGCGGTGGCCGGTTCGATGGTGGAGATCGTCGTGGGCGATGTTGTGGTGCGCGTCGGCGGCGATGTTGATGCCGATCACCTGACCAAGATACTCCGGGTGGTCCGCACGGCATGA
- the tnpB gene encoding IS66 family insertion sequence element accessory protein TnpB (TnpB, as the term is used for proteins encoded by IS66 family insertion elements, is considered an accessory protein, since TnpC, encoded by a neighboring gene, is a DDE family transposase.), with the protein MIASGVVVYVSCQPVDFRKGAASLMALVRDGGLDPFNGSLYVFRSKRSDRVRIVWWDGSGVCLYSKTLEEQGFCWPGISAARMRLDHSQLMALLAGLDWKKIRPAKIRRPLLTG; encoded by the coding sequence ATGATCGCTTCCGGTGTGGTGGTTTACGTGTCGTGCCAGCCGGTCGACTTCCGCAAGGGGGCCGCGTCTTTGATGGCGCTGGTCCGAGATGGCGGTCTCGACCCGTTCAATGGCTCGCTTTACGTGTTCCGGTCGAAGCGGTCGGACCGTGTTCGCATTGTCTGGTGGGACGGCTCAGGCGTCTGCCTCTATTCGAAAACCCTGGAAGAGCAAGGCTTTTGCTGGCCGGGTATATCGGCGGCGCGGATGCGTCTCGACCATTCGCAACTGATGGCGCTTCTGGCGGGGCTCGATTGGAAAAAGATCCGACCGGCCAAGATCAGGCGGCCGTTGTTGACGGGCTGA